GAGATTTGAAGTTTTAAATATGTAGGTAAAAGATATCTGATaaataataactgaaaaaatagaaaaatgcttATATTTGTAAATAATGATGACTGAAAAGATCTTTGGAAAAATATATGACTTATTCCTAAAAACTGAAGCAATTAACACTCTCTGACAttctcacacactcacctctctctctctctctctctctctctctctctctctctctctctctctctctctctctctctctctctctctctctctctctctctctctctctctctctctctctctctctctctctctctctctctctctctctctctctctctctctctctctctctctctctctctctctctctctctctctctctctctctctctctctctctctctctctctctctctctctctctctctctctctctctctctctctctctctctctctctctctctctctctctctctctctctctctctctctctctctctctctctctctctctctctctctctctctctctctctctctctctctctctctctctctctctctctctccttctctctctctctctctctctctctctctctctctctctctctctctctctctctctctctctctctctctctctctctctctctctctctctcacaggtttTTGAGGATGGGCGTGTGTACCTTCAGAGCAGCAGGACCATTGCACGCAGCCCAGAGAAGCTCAGTCCCAAGGCAGCCTTCACCGCACACCTCATGGGGCTGCACACGCCAGGACACGGTGAGGCAGGTGGGCACGGGCGGCTGGGGCAGGGAGGGCAAGGAAGCttagtgagtgagggaggtcaaaggaaagataaaagaaggaaggaagtttaGTGTATAATTATGATTGTTGGTGAgttgagtggagagagaaatggatgaaggaGGGTAGGgcaaggatgaaaaggaaggaagtttgGTGGATGAAGGAgattgaaggaaggatgagaagaaggaaggaagtttgtGTAGTTTACAATTTTGATTGTTGGTGAGGCTAGTgagtaaaagaagggaaaggatgaggatgagaaggaagtttAATGGGACAAAGGAGAttaaaggaaggataagagaaggaaggtttaTTTAGTTTACACTTAAATACACATTTAACACTTGGTAATAAACTGCATATAGAGTATGAGGAGGCAAGATTAGACCACAGTCACCATCCCTCACAGACAACAGTAACACTTACCATGCTCTTTATAGTGTAAGCACACGTGAACTCTAAAGCCATCACACCAcactcatcacctcctccagaCACCAGcgggaagaagagagtggttCCCTTCCCCGGGCAGCACTGGCAGGTGTActggggggaggtggagggccTGGGGCTGCTGTACTCCTCCCTAGTTGACCTGACAGATCACAGTGCCCGGGTGACACGCAGGGCCATGGCACGGCACCCCCAGCTGGCCGGTGTGCTGAGGGAAGTGGTGTCCGAGAGGCACTTCATGTACAGGACGCACCTCTACCAGGCGCCGCAGGACACCCAGGCCTGGAGGGATGCCATGTGGTAGGGCCTAAAGGATGGGGGCAGGATATCACGGTTTTACAATTTTCTGTCTATCAGTCTTTATGGAAATGTACTTGTTCActgataaatctctctctctctctctctctctctctctctctctctctctctctctctctctctctctctctctctctctctctctctctctctctctctctctctctctctttctcgtagATGGTGTGAAAGATTCTACACATCACCTTAGTCTTGTGAATTGTCtcatattgcagtgaaagagttaaataaataaacaaataaataaacaattaccCACTACTTTTATGGGCTGGCATCTTCAGTAGACCCTTATTTTGTAGCCCTTTCCTGGaacccttcttacataaaaatataaaaaagaacaatgatTTCAAGAGGACATTTTTTCTAATTCTGCGTAATCTTGTGGCTCTACTtattcttgaacttttttttttttctccagccCTTTTGTAACCCTTGGCCTGGAAACCCTTTTATATaggaacaaaaaagaatgatagtaagcatttttttttgtccctccttacatgataaaaagataaaaaatcaacacacacacacacccacacacatacacacacacacacacacacaaagaaaaaaggaaaaaaaaacaataataattacctCCTTCCGCAGGTTCACATTCCTGGAGTGGTGGGCAGACTACCAGTTTGGGAGGCTGCCAACCATCATAGGTGGGGAGATGACGGGCCAGCAGGTGACGGCCATCAGGCTCTTCTGCGCTCAGACTCTGCCTCAGCTGGCCCAGGCGTGGTGCGATAgggtgtgtgttttagtgtttgtttAGGTTTGGTGTTCCGTTagtgttcttattgttcttggtgtgttaggtttgattaggtaagGTCAtgtcttcttgttgttgttattagtgttcCTGTTGGTGTTCTTGGTGTTCCTGTTGGTGTTATTGTACTTCCATACCTTACTGCctattcacttctttcttcctcacctaaaactctctccatccttcttcccttctactTCCCTGCCTTACTCTGCCTCCCTCCTATCTAAaaacccttcttttctttccctatcttACTCTACCTATTTCCTTTCTACACCTCTTCTATTTACTGTCTATCCCTCCTCTACACCCCCATTATTTGCTATCTATACCTTCTCTATTTACTCTCTACATCCCCTCTATTTACTGTCTGTTTCCTTACCTAAACaatctctgtctttccctccttcccttccttactgtATTCCCTCCCTGCCACAGCCGGCTGTGGGACACTGGCCTGGGGGAGCAGTACCTCTCGTCCCTGCTGCGTTTCATCAAGTACTGGTGCAACAAGAGGCCTCGAGAGACACTGTCCTTTGAGCTGCAGGAGAATGGGGACGTGCTGTGCTGCAAGAGGAGGTTCAAGATAGCCAGCCAGCACTTCTTGGTCAACAGCATCTTGCCTGATGAGTTTGTGCGAGATGTTTACCctgcaccgccaccacaacccaAACCAAGCTGGCCAGGGAAGCGAGGCAGGAAGAGCAAGCCGCGCGTCACCCCACAGCCAACACGCCCCAGACGCGTCACCTGCCACTGGAAGCTGCCCAGGTATTGCGACGTGGAGACCgaaccaccaacatcaccaccaaggTATGTTTTCCGGCCTGAGATGAAAGACCCACAGAACCCACACAATGTTAAGCAATCAGACACCTGTGGATTCTTTACTGACGCTGGCTGGGGTCTTGGGGAACGGGGCAAGACTCAGAGGCCAGCCAGACACACCAGGTTTAAAGACAAGGAGCCAAACAAAGAATCAGACACCTTTGGGCTATTTACTGATGCTGGCTGGGGTCTTGGGGAACAGAGGGAGACTCACAGAACAGCCAGACACACCAGGTCATCACGTGGGGCAAGGCATTGTTCTCAGGCCAGGCAACATTCTCAGCATTCCCAGTCCAGACACTCCCTTCAGAACTGTGACCCCAGAAGACTAACGGAAGGACTGACGAGGGCACAGGTCAGCAGGGAGGTGGACAAGCGTGCACGTGAGTGGTACAAGTCAACGGtgccctccctgtccctcccgaAGTCATTCATTGCAGAGAACAGGGACGAGGGAAGGCAGCGTCTCTCCGATAGCGAGAGTGAGGACACCATCACCAGCAGGAGGAATGAGATGCTGTTTGCACCTCTTCCAGTGCAGGAACTGAAAGCTGCTGCAGGTagacagagggaggaaagacacagcagagagagagaagcagtcagtgaggaggaagtgtaggGGAACTTTGAAGGACAACCTGTCACTAAACCATAACTAGAGGAGAAAACTCAacagaaaggaatggagaggactgagagaggaagagagaagcaatCAGTGAGGAAGATGAAGTGTTTGAGGACCTTGAAAGATAAAtcctgtcactaaaaccataattAGAGACACAAAATtcaacaggaagggaaggaaggaactgagagagagagagaagcagagatcAGAAAGAGAGAACTAGTCAGTGAGGACAATGAAGCATATTAGAACCTTGAGATAAAAACCTGTCTTCAGTACTAGAGCAGCAAAACTCAGCAGGAGAGGATGCAGAGAGCCAAGagacagaaaatggaaaaacagCCAAGCAAGGAGAGAGAACTGGTCAGGGAGAACAACAGAAcaaattattacttttttaatgttttattttgtgttttgacATGAATGGTGCAAGTGAGGGAAATCTTATTTTGAGTTGTATGTTTTAGTTGATGTCAAAATAAGGATGATAGCTATTTTGGAGTGCTCTGTTTTTGAGTAAATGATGTCATTGGAGAAACTTTACTTGTGAATTCTTGATGTAAATGTTTTAGTTGATATGAAATGAGATTATCTTTTTTTGGCTTGTTTTGGCTTTGTGTTTTTAGTTCAgtgttatgaaaaaaaggaaaaaaaaatatctttaaaaatCTTGGTGAATAATTGATGTGAAATTGAGaaaattcccttttttttacatgttttggTTTTGTGTTTTACTTCAATgatatgagaagaaaagaaaaaaaaaaactcttgaaaaaccTTGATGGAaattgtttttggtgatgtgaAAAGGATTGAAATTCTCTCTTTTTGgcttgttttggttttgtttttttacttcaatATGGCTAAAAAATATAATTCTTGGAGTCTTGATGGAAAATGTTTTAGGTGACATGAAAATAAGGATGTTTGCTTTGttaccttttgttttctttcctgatgTAAATGgtacaagtaaaaataaatatataaataataataataataaaaataataataataataataataatgataataataatctactGTTGAGAAGTCAATATAAATGTTTTACTTGTGAAAATGAGAATGTTTTTCACTTAAACGGCACAAGTAAAGAAAGTCTGCTCATGAATTATTGATGTAAATATATAgctgacagtctctctctctctctctctctctctctctctctctctctctctctctctctctctctctctctctctctctctctctctctctgattaacgCAAATGAAAAATTACTCTTAAAATCTTCTTGCAATTACAATAACCATCCCTGCAACACTCctgcaggaataaaaaaattatagtcCATAAAAATGCTGCAACACAATACAACGGAATCATTCCTCACCATTTCTGAATAAACTATTTCATAGAAACTGATTtccttaatgaaaaaaaaaaagtacatcatATGCCCAttaagaaaacataagaaaaataaagaaagaaagaaataggtaaaaaaataaacttccacataaaaaaaagaaaatacatattatcggattcctcaaaaaaaaagaaaaggaaagaaaaaaaggaacaaaaataaagtacacaGTCAtagattcataaaaaaaaaatccacaaaaacTAGTAATtcctaaaaaaagaaataataataatgataataaacaaaataaaataaatcaataaccaaacaaaaaatataatcaaaGAGCCTGGGAGAGAAactaagaggagggagagacttgagagggagagggtggctgtgggagagggtgtgagggagaggatgacTGGGGGAGGGTGTGGAGTGGACctaaggacacacacacctcctcagCCCTCCTGGTCACCTCCACAAAGCCCTGAGTCACCAACTGAAGGGCTGCTACTGTATGCTGGTGCCTCTGTCTACCCTCCTCACcctggcaagagagagagagaatagaggaaagGTTAGCATTAGGAAGAGATAACACAGGACTGGTTAGTATTATAAGACTATTTCTTTCTATCAATGAGTTTGAGTAAATCTTCTCTAGCATGATTAATCCCTACCCTGCACCTCCTCCAATCCTGAGACCACAGCAAGgcccacagcacacactggttCACCCCTGCCCCTTCACAATGAGGCTGTTCCCTACCCTGCACCTCCTCCAGTCCCTAGCAGACACTATTCCTGTCAATACCCATACAAATCAAAGTAAACATTCTTAAACACTCTCTTGCATCACTCATTATTACTAGACTTCCGCATCTCTTGCATACCCAATACTCACTACTCTCCTGCTGGCTGCCTCACACTGCCTCCACActgctcccttccctttcagCAGTGTGGCTCTGTCCTATCACTGACCACAGATTAAACATTTATATTCTTGAtaaaccttccctctccctctcatcaatACACTCACTGCCTTCCTGCTGGCTGCCTCACACTGCCTCCACAGCGCTCCCTTGCCCTCCAGTAGTGTGGCTTCGTCCTCCAGCTTCCACACCTCCCCGTACACTTGTGTCTCCTGCAGAAGGGGCAAAAGAAGGCTAAACTGATTGGTTCTTTtagttctttcttgtttcttttctttctttcttttttgaggAGGAGCAGTATtataaggtctctctctctctctctctctctctctctctctctctctctctctctctctctctctctctctctctctcaccttggccCTCAGACAGTGAAGGAGGGCTTCACACAGCCTGGTCTGGGAAGTGAGGTCCTCCAGGGTGGTGTACTGTGCCTTCCGCAGGTcacacacctcctcttccagcacCTTCAGTTCACCCCTCTGGAACTGGTCTATTTCCCTGTTTGGGTTAGAAATGTTTTGAAATGCTTGGGAATGTTTAGGAATGTATGGAAGTGTTCGGGaatgtttggaagtgtttgGAAATGTTTGGGaatgtttggaagtgtttgggaatgtttggaagtgtttgggaatgtttggaagtgtttgGAAATGTTTGGGAATGTTTGGAAGTATTAGGtaatgtttggaagtgtttggaaatgtttggaaatgtttggaagtgtttgGGAATGTTTGGAaatgtttggaagtgtttttatagtttttaaattttttataccaaaatatacctgtttttcctttctattatacttttttcccctcctcacccttttccttccttatcctattttccttttcccttcctcatcctcatcctcattttccttctttattcttcttccccttttcctcctcccactgttCCTtatcccttcctatctccttccactccctctcctccctcccccccaacacacacacacacacacacacacacttcaccagGTCACCAGCTCGGAGTCTCTGTGTCTGTAGGAGCTGTGGGTGACCTAAGCTGTCCTCCTTTGACCTCTCCTGTGTCTTTTTGATCTCTTCCCTCAGTTCTTCATTGGAGCTCTgcaggaagtgatggtggtggaagataatagaaatagtagaagaaaaggataaaagaacaataataatagtatgaatacaaaaaacacccttgaaaaaacatgtgtaacttcatctaaaaaTTTTtaaactgtataaaaaaaaacacccttgaaaactcatataacttcatctagagcctttggagccataaaaacactcttgaaaacctgtgttaattcaattagagcctttggaaccataaaacacccttaaaaacatgtAGCTTTGACTAGAGCTtttgagaaaaaacaaaaaaaacatgcaactTCAATTAGAACCtttgaaccataaaaaaaaccaCCCTTGAAagacctgtgtaacttcaactaaactgttttgaacaataaaaatgcccttgaaaaacttgtgtaacttcaactaaactgttttgaacaataaaaatgcccttgaaaaacctgtgtaacttcaactaaaccCCATTTGAAccataaaacacccttgaaaacctgtgcaacttcaactaAACTCTtttgaaccataaaaacacccatgaaaacctgtgtcatttcaactggagcctttggaaccataaaaacactcttgaaaacatatgcaacttcaactagaggctttgaaactataaaaaacatccttgaaaaacctgtgtcacttcaactacagccttttgaaccTTCAAAAatctgtcacttcaactacagccttttgaaccTTGAAAAacctgtcacttcaactacagccttttgaacctaaaaaaaaaaaaaaaaaaaaaaaaaaaaaaaaaaaaaaaaaaaaaaaaaaactcacttcaACAATAGCCTTTTGAACCTCataaaacctgtgtcacttcaactacagccttttgaaccTTCAAAAACCTGTCActttaactacagccttttgaaccttgaaaaacctgtgtcacttcaactacgaGTACAGCCTTTTGAACCTCgtaaaacctgtgtcacttcaactaaagccttttgaaccTTGAAAAacctgtcacttcaactacagccttttgaaccTTGAAAAacctgtcacttcaactacagcctcttGAACCTTGTgacacttcaactaaagccttttgaaccTTGAAAaacttgtcacttcaactagagcctttggagagtagtggaggtgtgacACAGAAGTGTTTTGGAATACTATCTTCAATCTGACTTACTATGATGTCTGCCAGCTGTGTGTTTATCTGGGccagctcctcctccaggcaggTTCTCCTAGCCTTAACTTTCTGCAGGAGTGCCTCGGCTTGACTCAGGGCCAGGGATGGGGGTGGGtcctctctcaccacctccacctcctccactgtgGTTATctgaggtggtagtggtagtggtggtggtggtggtggtgattcgctgttgctactactattactactactattactattattattgtagtgatGTGAGCTATTggtactgctactgcttctactgctactattactggtatgactactactactactgcttctgttaATACTATTTCTACAGCTAGTACTGCTATGTTAGTCAGACATGTGGGAAAAGGAAGGTAATATAAATGATCTAGTCTACTATttttataactactactactacttcttgtcacctttctcttcctacttccactacaactactactactttataacttctcctcctgctccaactactactactactacttttccttctctccttctcctccttgtactactacttctataatTCCtgctctttatcctcctcttcttactactattaccctcctccacctccttctcctcttccaacaaatattactactacttctccttttctgctcctcctccttatactactactaaaactcctgttcctcctcctcttatgtctcccactcctcctccaccagcaccaccacttaCCTCAGCAGGACTGACAGCAGGAGGCACAAAACGAGAGGCCATTACTTCTTCCGATGAAAGTTTAGCCTGTCATTGGGAACACACGCAAACAAATTATTACCATCTCTCTCAGGAAGGTACCACAACTTTTCATAAGACAATAGAGACACTGACCCATACAGAAAGGTTTATAGttgaggaaatagaaagacactTGGGAATTAacaccatttctctccctttccctctctcatggatttattttttttctacggcAACACACACTGATGCACACACTTCTCTCAAAACAAAAGACTTAGGTATTAAGGGAGAGACTACCTTACCTGAGAGAGTTTAAAAAGGAGAGACACTAGAGAACCAACACcacttctctctgtctttcaagGAGTAACCTGCCCTCtaaggtaaaacacacacacacacacacacacacagtcattcagGGATGCTAGCTTACCTGAGAGAGGGCTAGAAGAGGCAGCACACCACAGAACTGcaagccatcaccaccatcaccactgcagcCTGCCATCATCCTGTCTTCACTATATCTTCAGTCTTTCCTCAGTTTGTCTTCAGTCTTTCCTCACTTTGTCCTCAGTCTTTCTTCAGCCTGTCTTCACTCCATTCCAGTTTGTCTTCACTCAGTCTTCAGCCTTTCCTCAGTTTATTTTCAGCCTGTTTTCAGTTTGTCTTCAgcttgtcttcagcctctcctctctctgcttcctgccAGCCACCACCTCAGCCTTATAATGAAAGCAGTGTGCTTGTGTTGTCTTCAGACTGTTTAtgttgtcttcagcctctcctctccctgcttccaGCCTATCACCACCTCAGCCTTATAATGAAAACAGTGTGCTTGTGTTGCTATCAGTGTGTTTGtgatgtcttcagcctctcctctccctgttttCAGCCCTCCATCACCTCAGCCTTATAACCAAATCAATGTGCTTGTGTTGCTACCATAATATCTTATCTATCACAATGGTCTGCAgtgatttaaccctttcacagctgCTTGCCACACCTTTTATCAGTTATTAACCACTGacacatctttacttgttctgcagccacctccaaacattatattacgtagaaattgcaaaacctaTTCTCTTAagcccttttctttcttgttgatgCTTGTAAAGTCATACATTACTTCTagtccaaaataaataaataaataaataaataaataaataaataagtaattaaaataaataaataaaacaaactattaccactactactaataataaaataaatgtgagagagagagagagagagagagagagagagagagagagagagagagagagagagagagagagagagagagagagagagagagagagagagagagactaaaaacaTACATCTATAAGAAATATACACATCATTGAGGCAGTATATTTATTTCAGTTTATTTCACACATACAGAATTTTCGACGAAGAAGATGTAACATTTCTTAATTCACcccacaaacactctctctctctctctctctctctctctaacagttcAAACAATATGGCTCCACTAATAATAACTAGAACCTAACAACAGACTTAACAAATGTTCCTAATAGTATATTCACTGTATTAATAAcctaactacaactactactactactactactactactactactactactactactactactactaatgttgctGTCATTTTTATTACTCCTTCCTCACCCATTCACTAGTCAGGATAAGATAGATGGTGGAAATGGTGAgttagataaataaaggaagaacaaagacagCTGgattaaaaagtaaagaataaaaaggagacagaaaaataaataaagaataatagttagattaggaaaaaaaaaaatcaaaaggtgGAGTTATAGAGAGAGCGAGcatgagagtgagagtgagagaaggaataggaagagagaaacaataagaaCAGCTGGctagataagtaaacaaaaaataacaagttaATATTTTGAGTTCCAGGTTGTTATAGAGTGCAACACACCTCATAATAATACTTTACCTCTAAGCATCACAGTATTACCGCTAACCACCACAAAATACAGGTACACAGGTTACGTGGGAGATGAAAACTGACTCAACCGTATAGGGGTACAAAAATATGATGGTGATTATGACAAGATTAATAAGTATCACAATGCAGTCATGGCCATTATTATTGCTAGGATAGTGAGGGATAACAgggtacaaaaatatatataatctaaGGGTAATAGTGATTTGAAAGTGATAATGGGtagcgaaaaaaataataatgagtttTATAGGGAGAAAAGCATGTTATGTAAAAATATGAGAATAATAACATAGAAAAAAGATATTATTAACTTTAGAAGGATTGAAAAAGTTAGAATATAAAGATTTGAGAATACTAacagagaaaataatattaattttgGAAGGATATAAGAAAAggttaaaatctctctctctctctctctacattcattctctcttctattttcatctTACTGTTTCCTTattcaatttttccttttcttcagtcacttctttcttcataattaaatgttcactttctctctcttccacctttattttctcttcctgttctctttctctcattttctcctgaTTCTCTGCTTCAtcactcatttccttttcccctgcacttattctctcctcttttatcatattggcactcctttcttccatattctctttcctcactccattttcactcatttccttttctacatttatcctctcctctttcatcatttcatcaCTCATCTCACCATTAATACCCTCTTCTATAttatctctcattttctctcttacaCTTCTCTCCAATACTCCTACTAccttattcttcccttcatcttcactGCTTTCCCCACTCACTTCCTCATCTTCACCCGAGCTTTCTGCGTCCCTAATTAGCACAGTGTCCTGAACAAGCAGACAAGTGTGGGGGACAAGGCCACTATGCTGAGGATACACTTGCCCACAGTCAATGCATATAGTTAAGCTTTGGTCTGAGTGTATTAATCTATGCTGTGCTAGGAGAGATCGCCGACAGTACACTTTTC
The DNA window shown above is from Scylla paramamosain isolate STU-SP2022 chromosome 41, ASM3559412v1, whole genome shotgun sequence and carries:
- the LOC135092962 gene encoding uncharacterized protein LOC135092962; this translates as MNKGQETMTEEKEEEENKSNNCKIDKDVRMREEEEEEEWEDMEEWIAIMEENNWREQEEDRNEVNKEEIETENKEEEESKGRNKKQKKKEEEKKRYKNEENKEAGKDKKKEKRNKEEEEREDCASKKEEEKQKQYMKNKYKEEETDKQSDEDMKKMEKKSRHKENKKEQEKNKNKHKKEEISVKQKQENTDEIENHQNNKENCKKQEKHKENNDKNSHKEKKEKQHKNHDKNKKQREIPVEFSQEIENEQNNKENSKKQERHNENKGKQHKNNDKKEIPIKLSQEIKNDQNNKADSKKQARLGRNNDGNTRRKENKEKQHKNNDKNKKQHEIPVELNQEDLEMIPLQKCKKEKEEEKERTQGLVNCVRGTITITRAWDVCVDGEATQHLAKEYEMGSYKPKKVNFCLSNMEYRDLKWKLDDGYVHFLRLGLWIQYFREELAVRDQAGRLVYSLPDFIALKEVFVDLFLTPYCRSSHLWRVKAVSFEDGRVYLQSSRTIARSPEKLSPKAAFTAHLMGLHTPGHDTSGKKRVVPFPGQHWQVYWGEVEGLGLLYSSLVDLTDHSARVTRRAMARHPQLAGVLREVVSERHFMYRTHLYQAPQDTQAWRDAMWFTFLEWWADYQFGRLPTIIGGEMTGQQVTAIRLFCAQTLPQLAQACRLWDTGLGEQYLSSLLRFIKYWCNKRPRETLSFELQENGDVLCCKRRFKIASQHFLVNSILPDEFVRDVYPAPPPQPKPSWPGKRGRKSKPRVTPQPTRPRRVTCHWKLPRYCDVETEPPTSPPRYVFRPEMKDPQNPHNVKQSDTCGFFTDAGWGLGERGKTQRPARHTRFKDKEPNKESDTFGLFTDAGWGLGEQRETHRTARHTRSSRGARHCSQARQHSQHSQSRHSLQNCDPRRLTEGLTRAQVSREVDKRAREWYKSTVPSLSLPKSFIAENRDEGRQRLSDSESEDTITSRRNEMLFAPLPVQELKAAAVLEQQNSAGEDAESQETENGKTAKQGERTGQGEQQNKLLLF
- the LOC135092918 gene encoding uncharacterized protein LOC135092918 isoform X2, with protein sequence MMAGCSGDGGDGLQFCGVLPLLALSQAKLSSEEVMASRFVPPAVSPAEITTVEEVEVVREDPPPSLALSQAEALLQKVKARRTCLEEELAQINTQLADIISSNEELREEIKKTQERSKEDSLGHPQLLQTQRLRAGDLVKEIDQFQRGELKVLEEEVCDLRKAQYTTLEDLTSQTRLCEALLHCLRAKETQVYGEVWKLEDEATLLEGKGALWRQCEAASRKAGEEGRQRHQHTVAALQLVTQGFVEVTRRAEEVCVSLGPLHTLPQSSSPSHPLPQPPSPSQVSPSS